One genomic segment of Roseivirga misakiensis includes these proteins:
- a CDS encoding N-acetylornithine carbamoyltransferase produces MKHFTSIADVQNVDQLVEQAILFKNNPFQSELGKGKKVGLVFLNPSLRTRLSTQVAAQNLGAEAIVLDIGKDGWALEFNDGVVMNGDKAEHIREAAAVMGRYFDILGVRTFPGLTDRSEDYAEILLQSFIKYAGIPVVSLESGTRHPLQSLADLMTIQEQWPHSHKPKVVLTWAPHVKALPQAVPNSFAEWMIQADVDFSIANPAGYDLAPEFSNGVSVFHDQAEALEGADFVYVKNWSSYEHYGQVLSQDEKWTFGQKQLSLTNNAKVMHCLPVRRGLVIKDEVLDSKNAIHLEQAENRVYAAQSILNELLK; encoded by the coding sequence ATGAAGCATTTTACGAGCATAGCAGATGTCCAAAACGTTGATCAGTTAGTCGAACAGGCTATTTTATTCAAAAATAATCCGTTCCAATCCGAGCTCGGAAAAGGGAAAAAAGTGGGCTTAGTTTTTTTGAATCCGAGTCTTAGAACAAGGTTAAGTACACAAGTTGCTGCCCAGAATTTAGGGGCTGAGGCTATTGTATTGGACATTGGTAAGGATGGTTGGGCCTTAGAATTCAATGATGGCGTAGTCATGAATGGCGATAAGGCAGAACATATTCGAGAAGCCGCGGCGGTGATGGGCAGATATTTTGATATTCTAGGTGTTAGAACTTTTCCCGGTTTGACCGATCGGTCAGAGGACTATGCTGAAATACTCCTTCAGTCTTTCATCAAATACGCAGGTATTCCGGTAGTGAGTTTGGAAAGTGGCACAAGACATCCTTTACAAAGCTTAGCGGACTTGATGACCATTCAAGAACAATGGCCCCATTCGCATAAACCAAAGGTGGTTCTGACCTGGGCACCTCACGTGAAAGCCTTGCCTCAAGCGGTGCCAAACTCATTTGCTGAATGGATGATCCAAGCAGACGTAGATTTTTCTATTGCTAACCCAGCAGGTTATGATCTGGCACCTGAATTTAGCAATGGAGTTTCGGTTTTTCATGATCAAGCTGAGGCTTTGGAAGGTGCAGATTTTGTCTATGTTAAAAACTGGTCATCTTATGAGCATTACGGCCAAGTATTATCTCAGGATGAAAAATGGACTTTCGGTCAAAAACAATTGTCACTTACGAATAATGCCAAGGTAATGCACTGTTTGCCAGTGAGAAGAGGTTTGGTGATTAAGGATGAAGTACTCGATAGCAAAAATGCCATTCATTTAGAACAAGCTGAGAACCGAGTTTATGCAGCGCAGTCCATTTTAAACGAACTTTTAAAATGA
- a CDS encoding aspartate aminotransferase family protein, which produces MEMFDVYPLYPIEPVKALGSKLWDKNGAEYLDLYGGHAVISIGHSHPTYVKNVTEQLNKIGFYSNAVQNSLQGELALKLGQISGYYDYNLFLCSTGAEANENALKLASFHTGRKKIIAVENAFHGRTSGAVAATHNPKIIAPYNADHEVEFVPLNDCEALELAFNDEVAGFIIEPIQGVAGLFEATSQFLQKAQDLCEQHDAVFILDEVQSGAGRTGKFFAHQYANIRPDIITLAKGMGNGFPVASVLINPKLEPWHGMLGTTFGGNHLACAAGLSVLEVLAEEGLMKNATEMGAYIVEQLGDINAVKEIRGKGLMVGAAFDFPVAELRKKLLFEHHIFTGSAADKQTLRLLPSLAVTQEELDQFFDALKKEL; this is translated from the coding sequence ATGGAAATGTTTGATGTATACCCACTTTACCCGATAGAACCCGTCAAAGCGCTGGGATCTAAACTTTGGGATAAAAATGGAGCCGAATATCTGGATTTATATGGTGGTCATGCCGTAATATCAATAGGTCATAGTCATCCGACCTATGTTAAAAACGTCACCGAGCAGCTTAACAAAATCGGTTTTTACTCCAATGCAGTTCAGAACAGTTTGCAAGGTGAATTGGCCTTGAAACTAGGCCAGATTTCGGGCTACTATGACTATAACTTATTTCTATGCAGCACTGGAGCTGAGGCCAACGAGAATGCTTTGAAACTGGCTTCCTTTCACACGGGGAGAAAGAAAATTATTGCCGTGGAAAATGCTTTTCATGGGCGAACTTCTGGTGCAGTGGCTGCTACTCACAACCCGAAAATTATTGCGCCATATAATGCCGATCACGAAGTAGAATTTGTACCATTAAATGATTGTGAGGCACTTGAATTAGCCTTTAACGACGAGGTGGCTGGTTTTATCATCGAACCAATTCAGGGGGTGGCGGGGCTTTTTGAAGCAACGAGTCAATTCCTTCAAAAAGCTCAGGACTTATGCGAGCAACACGATGCAGTTTTTATTCTGGATGAAGTACAATCTGGGGCGGGAAGAACAGGTAAGTTTTTCGCCCATCAATACGCTAATATTAGACCAGATATTATCACCCTAGCAAAGGGTATGGGTAATGGGTTTCCAGTGGCGAGTGTGCTGATTAACCCTAAACTAGAGCCATGGCATGGTATGTTAGGGACTACTTTCGGAGGTAACCATCTGGCCTGCGCAGCAGGGTTGTCGGTGCTTGAGGTACTTGCCGAAGAGGGGCTAATGAAAAATGCCACAGAAATGGGAGCATATATAGTTGAGCAATTAGGGGATATCAATGCTGTCAAGGAAATTCGTGGAAAAGGCTTAATGGTCGGTGCAGCTTTCGACTTTCCTGTAGCTGAACTTAGAAAAAAGCTGCTTTTTGAGCATCACATTTTTACTGGTTCTGCCGCAGACAAACAAACTCTTCGTTTACTGCCTTCTTTAGCCGTAACACAGGAAGAACTAGATCAGTTTTTTGATGCTTTAAAGAAAGAATTATGA
- the argC gene encoding N-acetyl-gamma-glutamyl-phosphate reductase, whose translation MIKVGIIGGAGYTGGELVRLLLNHPSVEIIFVQSRSQAGEKLHTVHPDLLGEIELTFSADLNFQIDVLFLCMGHGASSEFISQHSIPAHVKVIDLSQDFRLDNDKVYGLPELNKESIQSANYVANPGCFATAIQLALLPLAHNGALKEVHISGITGSTGAGFQPSQTTHFSWRDSNVSTYKAFNHQHMAEVTKSLMQYQPWFDQPLNFIPYRGNFTRGILVTAYQYCEWPLAEAIRVYKEYYQDHPFVSVSERPLDVKQVVNTNKCFVNLTMHNGYLMIQSVIDNLLKGASGQAVQNMNLMFGLEETTGLKLKGGAF comes from the coding sequence ATGATTAAAGTAGGAATAATAGGAGGGGCAGGCTATACTGGTGGAGAACTTGTTCGATTGCTGCTCAATCATCCGTCAGTAGAAATCATTTTTGTTCAAAGCAGAAGCCAAGCGGGTGAAAAGCTTCATACTGTGCACCCTGATCTTCTTGGAGAGATAGAATTGACTTTCTCCGCTGATTTAAATTTTCAAATAGATGTTCTTTTTCTCTGTATGGGGCATGGTGCATCCTCAGAATTCATAAGTCAGCATTCAATACCAGCTCACGTCAAAGTGATAGATTTGAGCCAGGATTTCCGATTAGATAATGACAAGGTTTATGGCCTACCTGAATTAAATAAAGAGTCGATTCAATCCGCAAATTATGTCGCGAACCCAGGTTGTTTCGCTACGGCAATTCAATTGGCGCTGCTTCCTCTAGCCCATAATGGGGCCTTGAAAGAAGTTCATATTTCGGGAATCACAGGATCGACAGGAGCGGGTTTTCAGCCGTCTCAAACGACTCATTTTAGCTGGCGAGATAGTAATGTATCTACTTACAAAGCTTTCAACCATCAGCATATGGCAGAAGTGACGAAGAGTTTGATGCAATATCAACCTTGGTTCGATCAGCCATTAAATTTCATTCCTTATCGTGGAAATTTTACGCGAGGAATCCTTGTCACCGCTTATCAGTACTGCGAGTGGCCATTGGCAGAAGCGATCAGAGTATATAAAGAGTACTATCAAGATCATCCATTTGTTAGCGTGAGCGAGCGACCTTTAGATGTCAAACAAGTTGTCAACACCAACAAATGTTTCGTTAACCTAACCATGCACAACGGATATTTAATGATCCAGTCGGTAATTGATAATTTGTTGAAAGGAGCGTCTGGCCAAGCTGTTCAAAACATGAATTTGATGTTTGGTTTGGAAGAGACTACTGGGCTGAAATTAAAAGGAGGGGCTTTCTGA
- a CDS encoding argininosuccinate synthase has translation MENKKVVLAYSGGLDTSYCVKYLKDDKGLEVHSVLVNTGGFTKDELVEVEKRAYELGVKSHTTVEETENYYQSVVKYLIYGNILKNSTYPLSVSAERVSQAIAIAKHAKSLNADYIAHGSTGAGNDQVRFDMIFQSFLPEAEIITPIRDLQLSREEEIAYLKTKGVEMDFEKAAYSINKGLWGTSVGGKETLTSNGYLPESAFPTQVTKDKAEELTLGFENGELKTVNEKRFDKSHEAIQYLETLAGPFGIGRDIHVGDTIIGIKGRVGFEAAAALLTIKAHQALEKHVLTKWQIYWKDQIAAFYGNWLHEGQFMDPVMRDMEAMMDSTQQNVTGKVFMTLLPYRYQVNGIESDHDLMSAKFGHYGEMNKTWSGDDVKGFAKIFGNQNAIYHQVNGDS, from the coding sequence ATGGAAAATAAGAAAGTCGTATTGGCCTATAGTGGCGGACTAGATACATCCTACTGCGTAAAATATCTAAAAGACGACAAAGGTCTAGAAGTTCATTCCGTATTGGTCAACACAGGTGGCTTCACAAAAGATGAATTGGTAGAAGTGGAGAAAAGAGCCTACGAACTGGGAGTAAAAAGTCATACTACGGTTGAAGAGACTGAGAATTACTATCAAAGTGTAGTTAAATACTTGATTTATGGGAATATCTTAAAGAACAGCACCTACCCACTGTCTGTAAGTGCCGAAAGGGTAAGTCAAGCGATCGCCATTGCCAAACATGCAAAATCTCTGAATGCCGATTATATAGCGCATGGTAGTACCGGTGCAGGAAATGATCAGGTTCGTTTTGACATGATTTTTCAAAGCTTTCTACCTGAAGCCGAAATCATCACGCCCATCCGTGATTTACAGCTATCCAGAGAGGAGGAAATAGCATATCTTAAAACGAAAGGTGTGGAGATGGACTTTGAAAAAGCTGCTTACTCTATCAATAAAGGGTTGTGGGGTACGTCAGTTGGCGGAAAGGAAACTTTAACGTCGAATGGATACTTGCCAGAAAGTGCTTTTCCGACCCAAGTCACCAAAGACAAAGCCGAGGAGCTAACGCTTGGCTTTGAAAATGGGGAACTAAAAACAGTGAATGAGAAGCGTTTTGACAAATCACATGAGGCTATCCAATACTTAGAAACCCTCGCTGGACCTTTTGGAATAGGCCGAGATATCCATGTAGGAGATACTATCATTGGTATAAAAGGACGCGTTGGTTTTGAAGCGGCGGCGGCGTTGCTCACTATAAAAGCTCATCAAGCTTTAGAAAAACACGTGTTAACCAAGTGGCAGATTTATTGGAAAGACCAAATCGCTGCTTTCTACGGCAACTGGCTTCACGAAGGCCAATTTATGGATCCAGTAATGCGCGACATGGAGGCTATGATGGATAGCACACAGCAGAATGTCACAGGGAAAGTATTTATGACCCTTTTACCTTATCGCTATCAAGTAAATGGAATAGAATCTGATCACGATTTAATGTCCGCTAAGTTTGGTCACTATGGTGAAATGAACAAGACATGGTCGGGAGATGATGTCAAAGGGTTTGCCAAAATCTTTGGTAATCAAAATGCGATTTATCACCAAGTAAATGGAGACTCATGA
- a CDS encoding GNAT family N-acetyltransferase gives MKKQFIIRAAELSDVGYAQEIVQEIADSAKVRGTGIAKRTPEYVSKKIEEGKAIIATTKSGEWAGFCYIEVWSHGQFVANSGLIVSQKFRGAGLAKKIKEATFKLSGKKYPKAKIFGLTTGAAVLKINSELGYKPVVYGELTQDEEFWKGCQSCINFDILTAKKRQNCICTAMLYNPAWEKDQKPKRTQWKGRELDKDLKLFERWLKFKKTVLLKREAKKNKNGK, from the coding sequence ATGAAAAAACAATTCATCATTAGAGCAGCCGAATTATCGGATGTAGGCTATGCCCAAGAGATCGTACAAGAGATCGCTGATTCGGCCAAAGTACGTGGTACGGGTATCGCGAAACGAACGCCTGAATATGTATCTAAGAAGATCGAGGAAGGCAAAGCCATTATAGCGACTACAAAAAGCGGCGAATGGGCAGGTTTCTGTTACATCGAAGTTTGGAGCCACGGTCAATTTGTTGCCAATTCAGGCCTAATCGTATCTCAAAAGTTTCGAGGGGCGGGTCTGGCGAAAAAAATCAAGGAAGCCACTTTCAAGCTATCGGGGAAAAAGTATCCTAAGGCCAAAATTTTCGGCTTAACAACAGGAGCAGCTGTTTTGAAGATTAACTCAGAACTAGGTTATAAGCCCGTCGTTTACGGAGAGTTAACTCAAGATGAAGAGTTCTGGAAGGGTTGCCAAAGCTGTATCAATTTTGATATTCTTACAGCCAAGAAGCGGCAAAACTGCATTTGCACAGCGATGTTGTACAACCCTGCATGGGAAAAAGATCAAAAACCGAAGCGCACCCAATGGAAGGGTAGAGAGTTAGATAAAGATTTAAAGCTCTTTGAACGCTGGTTAAAATTTAAGAAAACAGTCTTACTCAAACGAGAAGCAAAAAAGAATAAAAATGGAAAATAA
- a CDS encoding TolB family protein, whose protein sequence is MRYISVFLILLVFGCGAQKTEETNVVEPRSKQDSLLLHPEEMKYLKNIKQLTFGGNNAEAYWSFDDKHLVFQSDYAEWGVGCDQMFITDWRNDDLKNNKPQMVSTGLGRTTCSYFLADNKTIVYGSTHLGDKNCPAVPERREDGKYVWPIYPDYDIFTADLDGNIIDQLTTNEGYDAEATVSPQGDKIVFTSMRTGDLELFTMNVDGSDVKQITNELGYDGGAFFSPDGSKLIFRSSRPKTDEDIKVYQDLLKEGLVMPTDMELYICNADGSDLRKLTDLGQANWAPFFHPSGEKIIFASNHTATRGFPFNLYMINIDGTGLTRITRDETFDAFPVFSNDGKHIVFSSNRNNGGGRDTNLFVAEWIGG, encoded by the coding sequence ATGCGATATATATCAGTTTTTCTCATCCTTTTGGTTTTCGGTTGTGGGGCGCAAAAAACGGAAGAGACGAATGTAGTCGAACCTAGGTCTAAACAGGATTCATTGTTGCTTCACCCTGAAGAAATGAAATACCTAAAAAACATAAAACAGTTGACGTTTGGTGGAAATAATGCAGAGGCTTATTGGAGCTTCGATGATAAGCACTTGGTATTTCAGTCGGACTACGCAGAGTGGGGTGTAGGGTGTGATCAAATGTTTATCACCGATTGGAGAAATGATGATTTAAAGAATAATAAACCGCAAATGGTAAGCACAGGCTTAGGCAGAACAACATGTTCTTACTTTTTGGCCGATAACAAGACCATTGTTTATGGATCTACTCATTTGGGTGATAAAAACTGCCCTGCTGTTCCTGAACGTCGAGAAGATGGTAAGTATGTATGGCCGATTTATCCCGATTACGATATTTTCACTGCCGACTTAGACGGTAATATCATCGACCAATTGACCACAAATGAAGGTTATGACGCGGAAGCTACTGTATCTCCGCAAGGTGATAAAATCGTCTTTACTTCCATGAGAACTGGCGATCTAGAATTATTCACAATGAATGTAGATGGTTCTGACGTTAAGCAAATTACCAATGAACTTGGCTATGATGGAGGCGCTTTTTTCTCTCCTGATGGTTCTAAATTAATCTTCAGGTCTTCTAGACCAAAGACTGATGAGGACATAAAGGTATATCAAGACTTGTTGAAAGAAGGTTTGGTGATGCCTACAGATATGGAGCTCTATATCTGTAATGCCGACGGTTCTGATTTAAGAAAATTGACAGATTTAGGGCAAGCCAACTGGGCACCATTTTTCCATCCATCTGGTGAGAAAATTATCTTCGCTTCAAATCACACGGCGACAAGAGGATTCCCTTTCAATCTCTATATGATCAACATTGATGGCACTGGGTTAACCCGAATCACCAGAGACGAAACCTTCGATGCTTTCCCAGTTTTCTCGAATGACGGTAAGCATATTGTATTCTCATCCAATAGAAATAACGGCGGTGGTAGAGATACTAACCTATTCGTAGCCGAGTGGATTGGGGGATAA